The Siniperca chuatsi isolate FFG_IHB_CAS linkage group LG12, ASM2008510v1, whole genome shotgun sequence genome has a segment encoding these proteins:
- the cbsb gene encoding LOW QUALITY PROTEIN: cystathionine beta-synthase b (The sequence of the model RefSeq protein was modified relative to this genomic sequence to represent the inferred CDS: inserted 2 bases in 1 codon) yields MPSVSDSTSLEDVPTLCPHAAKMINADITLGQKSSSVDGDAVTITGGHRLSANREQDCLKVQDESISESDLENGEVTADQRNWIRPDLPSRCTWRLGAPISESPHSHPAHTNAPSILPNILGKIGHTPLVRLNKIPKEFGLKCDVLAKCEFFNAGGSVKDRIGLRMVEDAERAGILKPGDTIIEPTSGNTGIGIALTAAVKGYRCIITMPEKMSMEKVDLLRALGAEIVRTPTSAAFDSPESHIGAAWRLKNEIPNSHILDQYRNASNPLAHYDTTAEEILEQCDGKLDMLVAGAGTGGTLTGVARKLKERCPNVKIVAVDPEGSILLESKEKNKQKTSFEVEGIGYDFIPTVLDRSLVDMWYKSTDMETFTMSRKLIREEGLLCGGSSGSAMAAAMKMAQQLEEGQRCVVILADSVRNYMSKFLSDKWMCEKGFLKLDAPMDLKPWWWNMTVQCLNLSAPLTVLPSVSCQKTIEILKEKAFDQAPVVDESGVILGMVTLGSILSSVLAGKVESSDAVIKVLCKHFKQVHLTDNLGNLSRVLETDHFALVVHDHTQYKADGSACQKQMVFGVVTAIDLLNYITTDERXSSSECSLSDEMSLSPISV; encoded by the exons ATGCCTTCTGTTTCTGACAGTACCTCTTTGGAAGATGTTCCTACTCTTTGCCCACACGCAGCTAAGATGATAAATGCAGATATCACTCTGGGTCAAAAGTCTTCCAGTGTGGATGGGGATGCTGTAACCATCACCGGTGGTCACAGGTTATCTGCAAATCGAGAACAGGACTGTCTCAAGGTTCAGGATGAATCAATCAGTGAGAGTGATCTGGAGAACGGAGAAGTGACTGCTGATCAGAGGAACTGGATCCGGCCTGATTTGCCCAGCAGGTGTACCTGGAGGCTGGGTGCACCTATTTCAGAGTCACCTCATAGCCACCCAGCACA CACCAATGCCCCCAGCATCCTCCCCAACATCCTTGGGAAAATTGGACACACACCTCTGGTTCGTTTGAACAAAATCCCAAAGGAGTTTGGACTCAAGTGTGATGTTT TGGCAAAGTGCGAGTTCTTCAATGCAGGAGGCAGCGTGAAAGACAGGATCGGCCTGCGGATGGTGGAAGATGCTGAGAGAGCTGGGATCCTCAAACCAGGAGACACAATCATCGAGCCCACCTCTGGCAACACAG GTATCGGCATCGCACTGACAGCTGCAGTGAAAGGCTACCGCTGCATTATTACCATGCCTGAGAAAATGAGCATGGAGAAG gtgGATTTGTTGAGAGCTCTCGGGGCAGAAATAGTGCGCACACCTACTTCTGCAGCTTTCGATTCACCAGAATCTCATATTGGTGCGGCTTGGCGTCTAAAGAATGAGATCCCCAACTCGCACATCCTCGACCAATATCGTAATGCCAGCAACCCTCTGGCTCACTACGATACCACAGCTGAGGAGATACTGGAGCAATGTGATG GTAAATTGGACATGTTGGTGGCTGGAGCCGGCACAGGCGGTACACTTACTGGTGTTGCTCGGAAGTTGAAGGAGAGGTGTCCCAATGTCAAG ATAGTTGCTGTGGAccctgagggctccattctgctGGAATCAAAAGAGAAGAACAAACAGAAGACTTCTTTTGAAGTGGAGGGCATCGGATACGACTTTATCCCCACAGTGTTGGACagatct CTTGTTGACATGTGGTATAAATCAACTGACATGGAAACGTTCACCATGTCACGTAAGCTAATCAGAGAGGAGGGTCTTCTCTGTG GCGGCAGCTCTGGCTCAGCCATGGCAGCAGCGATGAAGATGGCTCAGCAGCTTGAGGAGGGGCAGCGCTGTGTGGTCATCCTGGCTGACTCCGTCCGAAACTACAT GTCAAAGTTCCTGAGTGACAAGTGGATGTGTGAGAAGGGCTTCCTCAAACTGGATGCTCCGATGGACCTCAAACCCTG gTGGTGGAACATGACTGTCCAGTGTCTAAACCTGTCTGCCCCCCTCACTGTGTTACCGTCTGTGTCCTGCCAGAAAACCATTGAGATCCTAAAAGAGAAAGCGTTCGACCAGGCCCCAGTCGTCGATGAATCAGG tgTGATCCTGGGGATGGTGACTCTGGGATCCATTCTGTCCTCTGTGTTGGCTGGAAAGGTCGAATCCTCAGACGCTGTCATCAAGGTGCTCTGCAAGCATTTCAAACAG GTGCACCTGACAGACAACCTGGGGAATCTCTCCCGTGTCCTCGAAACAGACCACTTTGCCCTGGTGGTGCATGATCACACCCAGT